ccacacagtgtgccatctccccaatttccctcacatggcttgggttaacccggggctatggtaacattcactcgcccatgttgagtcgccgtcaagaggaatcaaaccccggtctcccgcacagagtacgagagctataaccactattctacggcgccataaaggagcttcaaaaaacaggttcacacttcccttggtcaacacggaatttggcaaaaaagccttcccatttagagctgcaaaagtgtggaataatcttccaaaccaagtgacctgtgatggaagtctgctttcgtttaagacttccatctctaatgtatttggcaaattctaatggagatcactttttaactttttaatttttgttttttattcaattttcacagattataaatgttactatgtttgattgagctgatgcagtctaaggtttatcattttttgtttcttttttgttctagtggcccccagtggaaacaatccactaactataggtttttgtgattttctgggctagccactttaaatatttattattattattattattattaaactattagtttagaaaatacaaaccattgttttctttacatGTGTAGCTATAGTATCTATTCACCACCAGATACTAAACATTTGTCATTACATAAAGAGTATTTGTTTGGAATAAAAATGCAGGCTGTGAAACTAGATATATTCAAAGGAATATGATACCATTGCTTTTGCAAAACTgttatagatgtgcatattttacatggctagcctcacaaatattgagggatataccctgtctattatttccaggaggggccatggcgtagatggagagtcctagagtatttaatgctcattttgagctacgcggacccaattagagcccgcgctctactagacaacttccggcaacatccaacggcccacacagtgtgtcatcttcccaatttccctcacatggcttgggttaacccggggctatggtaacattcactcgcccatgttgaatcgccgtcaagaggaatcgaaccccggtctcccgcacagagtacgagagctataaccactaatctacggcgccacatatGATTTCCatgctttatttttaatacaatatGGGACAACATTTCTCTTCTGTTTTACCTTTTCATCAATAACAAGACACTAATAATAATTTGATCTTTAAAATGTAAAGTTTTCTtggcataaaaattaaaaaaaatagtcaaaTGCTCGGACATACGAACTTTAATTCTTCCTGCAGTCCAAGCAGTTTGGAAAACGCATAAAGGTTAGTCCCCTGGCCACTGCTGTTTTTGATCATGTTTTAACGGCTGATCACTCTCCTTCCATGTTCAGAACTTTTCCATGGTAACTGCTGAGTTGAATGACTTTAAACCACTCTGATGGAGAGCCTTCTTATGGAGCGTGACCGACCTATTCTCAACAACACAATTAAATCGATGCCTTTGGAATTGTTTTAATAATTCTTATTGTtccacttttattttttgtattaagtATTTAATACGTTAGAAACATAATTTGTAAATTAGTGTGATCATGCCAACCTCGGAGTTGGCGAAAGCTgacttgtgaaaaaataaaatatttggatATTTGAATTATCATTTTATTCCACATCAATATTTAACTGAACTGCTCCTTCTGagtgaaaattgaaattcttaCTTTTAGTGTTCTTTTCTCATGTGATTAATATCAGGAAATCCGTTGTTTTGAGTACGAATGGTCTCACGAACTTGATCAAATATATTTATCGTATTATTTAAGAGGGTAAGATGTGCGCACACAACTTTGTGCTCTTTGGTTAATTTTAATTCGAGATTTGCCGTGAGGGTATTTGCTTTGACATTCATTTGGTCTAAGCTTTTTTGTCTACGATTCTCTTctcatgttttaaaattttattatccattttCATCTTAGCAATCAGTGTgtataataaaatgagtggcAGTAGTGGGGAGGCGAAACTTCCATGTCCCCTATTAattatatctttttattttgtcatAATTTTGTGTGGTTAATTTTTCCCCATTACTGCAATCTGTTTTATTACACACAATTATTGCTAAGATAAATtgaataataatattataaataCATCACAAAAGGATCTCTGTATCGTTCATACAGATCTGTGATACATGGGACATGCAGAATATCGAGATGCCTGAAACATATTTTGACAcaccatttattttttattttctaattttatttccTGTTTACTTAGAACAGCACAGCTCGGCTTAATAATGGAAGAATGCAACACTGGTAATCGAGTTAAAAAGTCTGTTGATGTAGCCACTGAAGTAAAGCATTCTGATGACTTTTTCAAGACTGTGTCTATCTTTCATTATATTTGTGTCATTGTTGGTTTTTTGGCTTTTTGGTATGTTTGTTTCACTACAAACGACGATGTTTTTAAAAGGCTTGGTGGTCCTGGTCAAAGGTTAACATTCTTACGAGAGAACTATCTTATTGAAATGAGAATTGGCTTTTTCTTCGCAATACTTTTACACATTGTTGAGGCACTTTATGCAGTCAAAGTTGGTAGCGAGTTAAATCTCTCCCAAGTTGCTATTCAAAAATGGGTCATTCAAACATCGATTGTTGGATACAGTTCGTTACGACATTTAACAGCCTATcaggaagaaaaaagaaagaagaaagcgaaaTAGTTTTACTTGTTTggatataattaatttttataatttttgtattctttACTCAATTTTTGTATGGTTAGATACAAAATTTATTCTTAGTAAATTGTCTGTATCCGAACATATGTTTTTTTGCCAATAATTTGTATGTGTTTTCATTTGAAGATGAACCATTACGTTTTATGTACAATGAATTGGGAAATAATAATAGTAGATTTGCCAAAtaatccttttaaaaaaatcctaaaattatttatttgtgaCAGTTGATTCACTGAGAATGTTTACTAATAgtggaaattaatttttgaagacCTTAAATAATTTGgtcctttaataaaaaatgcacGTTGcaaaaacaagtcatttttagatatatttttgtcaGTGAGAATGTATTTTCACTTTAacctttttaattaaaaaaacttgacaATGTCAAAATATATTTGCTAGCCTGCTTTGTTTGAATATCGGTATTTGGGATGGCCATCGTGAAGTACAAAACTACCTACCTTAAAGAAGAATTATGTCAATCATTTTGCCTAACAACAATAATTAACAAACAAATATTTCTAGTTgtgcaacatatttttaaatattattatatataatagTTCAAAATGGAGGCTGATGTTAGAAACAACCTTCCAAAGAGTGCAGAGAGTGTTTGGTTGTTAATGGGAAAGGAGTATCGAATATCTAGAAGTATACGTTTACAATGGTTTTTCCAGCATCTGAATAGCGCCGTCACACCCAAATCTGATGAAGAGATTGTATGAATTTATAATTTTCATAACTTAgaatataaatttaatttgcttATCTGTGAAAACCTATGTACcttaataaaagaaatttttcgcaagaatttatttttgcaaatttttctggaaaatttaatttggtgaattgctagaaaacaatttttttttgcgggaATATATGTTTGTGATCtcggagaaataaaacttttgaatattttagaaaattctcaTTATAATCAGGCGTGAATTGCAGAAAAGGAATGGGGACgcaatttgaaaaattaaaatttttcactaaacaaataattttgccAATTTgagtatagtttttgaaactcacaatttttttttcagtgaaAATTACTTCTCTTAAGATATTGTCACAGATAATTTAGCTTTggaatatgtttttttgttttatttaagtcTTTTTCAACTTTCCTTAAATTGTCAAATTAAGTTTACATTTTGTATGAGAAAGACCAACAATTTATTGAATTAAactttaatttgttttgaaCGTTTTTGTTTAATAGGTTAATTCATGTGAAGAGTTAGAGGTATTGTCTGTTTTACCAACCTTGAACAGTTCCATGGAAGGTAGTCAGCTCCTTATCACACCCAACACAAGGTTGTCTTTTGTTGGGCGAGAATATCGGTTTGTGTTTTGCATAGACATGAGTCCATCTTTGGCAACTGTGGTAAGAAAAAGCCTTGTTTTCTGTATCAATGACTTTGTTCAACCTTGATTTAAATACTAATTTTTTACTTGTCTGATGAAAACCATCATGGTCTAGACCGGtttgttttgtatattttagGACACTGAAACTGGCAATGTCCTATTTGATGACATGTTTGCTGATTTACGAAATGCTCTCACTGGACTCGTACAACCTGTAAGAAATGATCTCTTAAGAAAGAAACAATTTCTATGACATGAACAGttgttttttatcaatttatattTAAAGTGTTGTTTTTATGAACACGGGAAACATGTTTTTCCATAGTTTTGTATACCAGGAAGTTCGCTTGTACTGAAGCCACGATTGCATGTCACCATCCTCGCCCATACATCTATTCAAGTAAAGGAGTGTCAAGTAAGCTGTTAGTTGTCGTAAACCATTATCAGGAATTTAATTCAGGCTATCAAGTTTTCTCCTCTTTTTAGGTTTTAGTTCAAGGTTATTGTGTGGATGAaggaaatataaaatatttcttatgtcagttaaaaagaaaattggctgTATTGGAAAATGCTGTGGCAGAGGAAATTGCAATGCGTAATTCAGTATGTGTCTTATGACATATTTCTATTCTGGAAACCTAAgatattatcatatttttatGAACCTTCAAttacatatattaaaaaaatatatatgaaataaggcgactccaatttaattagttgttctacaggcCGGACCGAccctaattttcacaaaaacaaaaaaaataataatatcaagcaaaaaagtttaaagaaaaaaaacaggaaaaaaaacaagttctcatcccatctcgtgaaaatgtaatgagcatagaagataatcaatgatgttattttttgttgattgaATGTCAACAAGGTGAATCAATTACGTTACTTTACTTAGGACCACTGTTGTTAAGGTCACTGGAAGTTGATTAtttgttcatggtaatttgttgtgataaaactaaaatgcgtGATGCGCTAATTTTGcaatcacaaaaatagttatgtggttaaacagaagtttttaaatttttatgtgatttataacaaaaattagctactttcgctaaaatagttataattcgttaaaatagttataattcgttatgattattatatatgtttaaaattacactagctaaactgtaatacagtcaataccatttaggaaaaataattaaaacaagatagaatacgcctgttgtaacaccctcctccgttatgaatttttaaaaaaatgattttacagctgcaaaagactttaaatattctcaACTAAACAACCATAGTCCGAAAAAGAATTcgcacttaaatttagattttcctataaagcagcgcaaaaaacattaaaagaacactaaaattgtttgttttattatgttAAGTAGGAAGAGAATAAGTTGCtgtataattttcaaaacagtGCAAGTATAACCTGCTGTAAGACTTTCAAAAcaatacaagtatattctgtacAACCTTCAAagcagcacaagaataattcttgctgtataactttcaaaacaacacaagaaacttaacttttaaaaacaagtttttgaaaatgcaagtatttttatcttctcaCCTTGAAAACTAGTTACATactttttagtgagacaaattattattatattttcttctcaactaaaaaatataaactgcgtgcgttatgcaaaaatacatagGAAAaatcgtaacaccctcctccgttgttatttttattatttttttttgttgttccgaccattcattctcaataaaattatttttaattcgcTGACCGACCGACCGTAAGCTACTATCGACTTCGCCCgtggaacaactaattaaattggagtcgcCTAATACATGATTTGtacacttaaaaaaatttaaaattgtcagtttcaaacattttattcatttttatcttGTCATATTTTCCTAAAACATTGGTCATCTTTTTACAaccaaaaaaatctattttttggctgtataatttttataatttttttttaattaaattaggACATGTCTTCTGGAGTTAAGGGTAGCGGCATGAAGAAAACAGagacaaatttattttatatgatAAGAGATGGCCTGGTTGCTCTTCAGTTGTTACCAGATGGAGCCAGTGCAGGTATTTTTCCTGAGTCTATGTAAGGCATAAGTGTAAACATTTAGGAGCTAATTTGTAGACATTTGTTTGTTGTTCGTGAGCAAAAACTGAAGTCAAGTGTAAGGAAAACTCGttttgcattttaaacattttattctGTAACTTATTTAAATTGCAATATATTATATTGTAGGCATCATTGTTGTAACTGATGGTGTGTTTCTGCTGGAGAATGCTGTAATTGGCGATGCTTTGCTTCAGCAAGTTCGCCATTTGGCTGCTGTTTGCTCGTTCTTGCAAGTTGGCACTGGTTATAGAAGGGCTTCTGTTGAGTAAGTTCTTACCTGTTTTTAGAaatcttgaaaactacattcCCACTACATATGTTGCTACTACCTGTTTTTGGGATTAGCATAGGATAGCTGTTTCGAGTTATTTTGATTTAAACTTATGAGGGcaatgtaatggcttcactgaTTTGAACAAAGAAGACAAtaactaattttttatttttattttacttgatttaaacatttttgtttggCTCCATATTTTTAATGACAGACAAAGTTATAGCATATTATAATTAGATGTCcactataatttttttaagaatatgtcCATGTTAGACAATATAAGACTGAAAgttgaacaacaaaaaaaagtcagaatatttttttcttcaattgtTATTAACCTTTAAAGGCAAGTGTGCCAGTTTTATTTAAACTAGCTGCAGATtatatttaaatcattttttgccCAATCATggcaaatgttttttaaagctTGACAGCGGCTGTTTTAATTAAATTGGCAATGTATACAACTTTGCAACAAGTCCTCTCAAAGTGAAAATGAGCAGCACGATGTCTCTACAATAATTGCTTGCATACCATGTGATGTAGTGGGGTATTTTGTAGAAACttgaattgaattttaaagCATGAATTTGGTAATTGATATTGATGTATAGATATAGATTATTTAATTAGACATtaataagaaatattttataagaaataagataaaaacaatttttatgatTTCAGCATGATTAAAAAATTGGGAACAGCATTAATAGCTATGTTTGGGTGAAGCTTTTAAAGCTAGCAAAATATcaagttttgcaaaaaaaacacaacagggttttttattctaaaatatATAGTAACTATATTCCTGGGGATTTCATTTTCTTCGCATACTTCACTATGTTACATTCCTAAGTTAGCCCAATTTAAATATGATGAGCAAGCAAGCAAATGAGCGACCGAGCAAGTGAGAAACATAGTCTAATTTTAGGGAATTTTGACAAATATTTAGGAGGGTATGAAGAGTTACTAATAATAAGCATCAATCTTTTTTAAcgtaataaaatatatttacttgaaaaaaaaaacaactgtaCATTATCTATTGGTTTGATGGgagtcttttcttaatttttttatagattcGGTTATGTACCTCATTGTGCTTTGATGCAATTTATTGCCACAGCAACTTCTGGCGCTTATCTAGCATCTTGTCCTCTGGTATGAATGTTTACTATTTTAGCTACAGCTGGGTTGCATGAATgacgaaaatgtttttactaCTAAAAGGTTTTAATCCCTTAAAGCTAGTTTAACTTTCGTAACAggatatttttagttttaacaCATAAAAATCTTTCTGCATAAAGTagttaaaactatttttaaactgAAGATTTTAATTGCTCAGTCACTTAGTTTTATATTAATATGTTTTACAGCTAAAAAATTGTGCAAATAAATGAAATGatggaaataaaatataaattcttctggcacatattgtttttaaaaattctatgATTTTACATTTGGTTATAACATCTTAAAAATATACCAGTTCTATAAAGGGGAACTTCAGTGAAAAGTACATAATTCTACAATAATTGTTAAAAAGTCCCATGTACACCTTTACCAAGGACAATAtattgtgaaaattaatttctgtgCATTTCTCTAATCAGTATTTCacaatttttaaagatttaaatgtAAGTGAAGCGCTTTATACAAATACAGAGGCCTTTGAAAATGTACTTTTGCTCGATGTGGTATCGTTGTTTACATAAGGCTTCAGTTCTAAATAAAATCATGCCTGTCTGTGTTTTCATAAGCAAAAAATTAGGTTGCAGAGGTTAGTACAACGATATTAAACGtgaaaaacaaatgaaattttTGGTTTCTTATTCTCAGTACTTAATTTTCGTGTATGTAATACAAGTTGATTTAACTTGTTAAATCGTTGtcatttgaaaatatatttcctcatttaatatttatttattttattttaggcaTTACCAACTGAAGGTAGGCTTCTGTTTTTCTCTCTGATAGTTGCCTTGTAGTGTAACCTATGAACATCAATTCCTTCCTTTGTGGTGATATATTGCTTAATAGTGTTAGAAATGTTCTGCTTTTAGAATATGAGATGAATATGTACCACAAGTCTTTGTTTTGTTGGAATTTCCAACGAGACATAGATCGTGATAAGATTGATTCTTATCAAGATTCATCTGACAACAACACACATTTATTAACATGGGCAGACAGCATGTGTCTCACCCCATCTCAGAGGGATGTTTCTCTATCACTTCCACCCCAACCTCAACAAACAACACGTTATAACCAGCTGGATTTACAAACAAGACTTTCAAGGTACGTACTAGTGTTATTTACAGGAGTTTTTATGTCAGTTTTTTCTgtgtattttaatattattgttCTCCATTCATTCCAGTGTAATTGCACTTCGGTCAAGAGAAGGATATATTGCAGATGGTGTTAGAATAACTAAAGGTAAAAGTTTTGTGTATTAATATTTAAATGAGTGAATGGATTATTTTGATAACATTAAAACTTTAACTAGGAtt
This is a stretch of genomic DNA from Hydractinia symbiolongicarpus strain clone_291-10 chromosome 9, HSymV2.1, whole genome shotgun sequence. It encodes these proteins:
- the LOC130657720 gene encoding uncharacterized protein LOC130657720 produces the protein MEECNTGNRVKKSVDVATEVKHSDDFFKTVSIFHYICVIVGFLAFWYVCFTTNDDVFKRLGGPGQRLTFLRENYLIEMRIGFFFAILLHIVEALYAVKVGSELNLSQVAIQKWVIQTSIVGYSSLRHLTAYQEEKRKKKAK